A single genomic interval of Sebastes umbrosus isolate fSebUmb1 chromosome 11, fSebUmb1.pri, whole genome shotgun sequence harbors:
- the cxcr3.2 gene encoding C-X-C chemokine receptor type 3-2 isoform X2, translating to MIVPTTEVASTIDSTTDYWYGDEYDGFTWSPNASRTHAAPCLQEDIYSFAQRYSPVVYSLVFLLALVGNVLVLCVIRRYRNSQSGGACAFSLTDTFLLHLAISDLLLAFTLPLFAVQWAHQWVFGVAVCKISGALFSLNRYSGILFLACISFDRYLAIVHAVSSGWKRNTCHAQIACALIWVVCLGLSGVDMTFKQVVEMNTGGHQKTLLCQVWFTDNSIQWQVGLQMVSVVFGFGLPLLIMLYCYIRIFKALCNATRHQKRKSLRLIISLVSVFVICWAPYNCFQLTNSLHRLEVVTGGCKFGHVVDIGTLITESLGLSHCALNPLLYGFVGVKFRKEMGSMCKGLLGQRGLLGMKEWRERTRRRTTGSFSSAESENTSFSVMV from the exons ATGATCGTGCCAACCACAGAAGTCGCGTCAACCATAGACTCAACCACAGATTACTGG TATGGGGATGAGTATGACGGTTTCACCTGGTCCCCAAACGCGAGCAGGACCCATGCAGCCCCATGCTTACAGGAGGACATCTACAGTTTTGCACAGAGGTACTCCCCTGTTGTATACAGCCTGGTGTTCCTCCTGGCTCTAGTGGGCAACGTGCTGGTTCTGTGTGTGATCCGACGCTACCGAAACTCTCAGAGCGGAGGAGCCTGCGCCTTCTCTCTGACGGACACCTTCCTCCTTCACCTGGCCATTTCTGACCTCCTGCTGGCCTTCACCCTGCCCCTGTTTGCAGTGCAGTGGGCTCACCAGTGGGTGTTCGGCGTGGCTGTTTGCAAGATCTCCGGCGCCCTCTTTTCCCTGAACCGCTACAGCGGCATCCTCTTCCTGGCCTGCATCAGCTTTGACCGTTACCTGGCCATTGTTCACGCTGTCAGCTCTGGCTGGAAGCGCAACACCTGCCATGCCCAGATTGCGTGCGCCCTCATCTGGGTGGTCTGCCTGGGCCTGAGTGGAGTTGACATGACTTTCAAACAGGTAGTGGAGATGAACACTGGGGGCCATCAGAAGACGCTCCTGTGCCAGGTGTGGTTCACTGATAACTCCATCCAGTGGCAGGTAGGGCTGCAGATGGTCAGTGTGGTTTTTGGTTTCGGGCTCCCCCTGCTGATCATGCTCTACTGCTACATCCGCATCTTCAAGGCTCTCTGCAACGCCACTCGCCACCAAAAGCGCAAGTCTCTCCGCCTCATCATCTCCttagtgtctgtgtttgtcatCTGCTGGGCACCGTACAACTGCTTCCAGCTGACAAACAGTCTGCACAGGCTGGAAGTGGTGACTGGAGGCTGCAAGTTTGGCCACGTGGTGGACATTGGGACCCTGATCACGGAAAGCTTGGGGCTGTCGCACTGCGCCCTGAACCCTCTGCTGTACGGCTTTGTGGGGGTGAAGTTCAGGAAGGAGATGGGCAGTATGTGTAAGGGGCtgctgggacagagaggcttgCTGGGAATGAAGGAATGGAGGGAGAGGACGCGCAGGAGAACCACGGGATCTTTCAGCTCTGCAGAAAGCGAAAACACGTCCTTCTCTGTCATGGTATGA
- the si:dkey-250k15.4 gene encoding uncharacterized protein si:dkey-250k15.4 has product MSHALGRASSDKQLKTTDKNCFSVNRFTADCKCLNHYSKTDRKHKMKRLRSRKERSQMRGGGKEASKSISHHHHHCRRQSSKDMTHVQNCCHYPSRRDAPFPNIIPAAQEPSIITDSRLIGHHGLFNHEVKSIDIERLLSEQRKVEKSGQQDQNNGTSHPSSTSHIPSPLSTNDLLGADTDEVLPFETKAAHDDSRKKEKEISKGSDITPGQRPQQLLDLSSESFKSISSSRHRSNVVIIKSQNTVMSEKGRESQLTPTVVRKNVKTLNRKVKAHMISVLEHTPTKQESPVHQTQAHGLSPSPIQLSSSHTADSFDKQHRRQDPGCVSKSVSAVAAGLCGCLQFPLLRRRNLVAESREVLLKALRQRHGPRLQENLLEVRRCLSFGADPAKKVQDQKPTVIDPDAYTTACQADTASQPCFDNQKTTSFRMMGSRHFNWKSRPQPHRNLEQTAEWLTSPVETSVSFLDDILRPTCAPQFCMDFEPAEGTASDHLFSPTSCWGEKASASQPWEDSFNRLKSNKAMFDSFENSFMNHTRAVPERSSASQYSGSNIQPFFPYQTQLPDRRSAEPMLFPQEKDPFETDRYSFAPSFSAQIHHPFSYQSFSQFSHPSVCPPLRSHHTDMIHYPPSHMLERDPAAPLSSFLSPEHWSFPPMRLY; this is encoded by the exons ATGAGCCACGCGCTTGGCAGGGCTTCATCAGACAAGCaattaaaaacaacagataaaaactgtttCTCAGTGAACAGATTCACTGCAGACTGCAAATGTTTAAACCATTATAGTAAGACAGATAGGAAGCACAAAATGAAACGCCTGAGGAGCCGCAAGGAGAGGAGTCAGATGAGAGGTGGTGGGAAAGAAGCCTCAAAGTCCatttcacatcatcatcatcactgccgTCGCCAAAGCAGTAAAGACATGACACATGTCCAGAACTGCTGTCATTATCCTTCAAGGAGAGATGCACCGTTTCCAAATATCATTCCTGCTGCACAAGAGCCCAGTATAATCACGGACAGTCGCCTGATAGGACACCATGGCCTGTTCAACCATGAGGTGAAGTCTATCGACATTGAACGCTTGCTAAGCGAGCAGAGGAAAGTGGAGAAAAGTGGACAACAAGACCAGAACAATGGTACTTCACATCCATCTTCAACATCTCACATTCCGTCTCCACTCTCCACTAATGATTTATTGGGTGCTGATACTGATGAGGTTCTGCCATTTGAAACAAAAGCAGCCCACGATGATTCCcggaagaaagagaaggaaatcAGTAAGGGATCAGATATTACACCGGGGCAGAGACCGCAACAACTACTTGATCTTTCATCTGAAAGTTTTAAAAGCATCTCCTCATCTAGACACCGCTCCAATGTAGTGATAATCAAGAGCCAGAATACCGTCATGTCTGAAAAGGGCAGAGAGTCACAGCTGACTCCCACTGTAGTCAGAAAGAATGTAAAGACATTAAACAGGAAGGTAAAGGCACACATGATTTCTGTTCTGGAGCACACCCCAACGAAGCAGGAGTCTCCCGTCCACCAAACACAAGCTCATGGTCTCAGCCCAAGCCCAATCCAGCTCTCCAGCTCACACACTGCAGACAGCTTTGACAAACAGCACAGGAGACAAGATCCCGGCTGTGTGTCGAAGTCCGTCAGTGCAGTGGCAGCCGGTTTGTGTGGCTGTCTGCAGTTCCCGCTTCTGAGGAGGAGAAACCTGGTGGCAGAGAGCAGGGAGGTGCTGTTGAAAGCTCTACGGCAGAGGCATGGACCCCGGCTTCAGGAGAACCTCCTGGAGGTGCGGCGATGCCTCAGCTTTGGTGCTGATCCCGCAAAAAAAGTCCAAGATCAGAAGCCAACCGTGATCGATCCAG ATGCATACACAACAGCGTGTCAAGCCGATACTGCCAGCCAGCCATGTTTTGACAACCAGAAAACCACATCTTTCAGAATGATGGGAAGTAGACATTTTAACTGGAAGTCCAGGCCACAGCCACACCGAAACCTGGAACAG ACTGCTGAATGGTTAACAAGCCCTGTGGAGACTTCCGTCAGCTTTTTGGATGATATCCTCAGACCTACTTGCGCCCCTCAGTTCTGCATGGACTTTGAGCCCGCTGAAGGTACAGCCAGTGATCATTTGTTCTCTCCCACCTCATGCTGGGGAGAAAAAGCCTCAGCATCTCAGCCCTGGGAAGACAGTTTCAACAGGCTAAAGAGCAACAAGGCTATGTTTGATTCATTTGAAAACAGCTTTATGAACCACACCAGAGCAGTTCCAGAGAGGAGTAGTGCGTCTCAATACAGTGGCAGCAACATCCAGCCTTTCTTTCCTTATCAAACACAGCTGCCAGATAGACGTTCAGCAGAGCCAATGCTCTTTCCCCAGGAGAAAGACCCATTTGAAACTGACAGATACTCTTTTGCTCCCTCCTTCTCTGCCCAAATTCACCATCCTTTCAGCTACCAGTCTTTCAGCCAATTCAGTCATCCTTCAGTTTGCCCTCCCCTCAGGTCCCACCACACTGACATGATACATTACCCACCATCTCACATGCTTGAAAGAGACCCAGCAGCTCCCCTTTCTTCTTTCCTGAGCCCTGAGCACTGGTCCTTCCCCCCTATGAGACTGTACTAA
- the cnfn gene encoding cornifelin homolog, with amino-acid sequence MAFQSNAINSQPQVTVTQYSVSSGVSDWSSNVCDCCEDCGICLCATFIPCILGCKVAQDNGDSCCLPFLPGAMIALRTSMRGRYHIEGSVCDDWVIMACLPLCGLCQMAREQKRRG; translated from the exons ATGGCGTTCCAGTCAAATGCGATCAACTCGCAGCCTCAGGTCACTGTCACACAGTACTCCGTGTCGTCCGGAGTATCAGACTGGAGTTCAAATGTGTGCGACTGCTGTGAAGACTGTGGCATCT GTCTTTGTGCAACGTTCATCCCTTGTATCCTGGGCTGTAAGGTGGCGCAGGACAACGGGGACAGCTGCTGCCTGCCCTTCCTTCCAGGTGCCATGATTGCTCTAAGGACAAGCATGCGAGGCAGATACCACATTGAG GGCTCGGTGTGTGACGACTGGGTAATCATGGCCTGCCTGCCTCTGTGTGGACTGTGTCAGATGGCACGggagcagaagaggagaggataa
- the cxcr3.2 gene encoding C-X-C chemokine receptor type 3-2 isoform X1 has product MSVLSEGFRCSAASLFATNMIVPTTEVASTIDSTTDYWYGDEYDGFTWSPNASRTHAAPCLQEDIYSFAQRYSPVVYSLVFLLALVGNVLVLCVIRRYRNSQSGGACAFSLTDTFLLHLAISDLLLAFTLPLFAVQWAHQWVFGVAVCKISGALFSLNRYSGILFLACISFDRYLAIVHAVSSGWKRNTCHAQIACALIWVVCLGLSGVDMTFKQVVEMNTGGHQKTLLCQVWFTDNSIQWQVGLQMVSVVFGFGLPLLIMLYCYIRIFKALCNATRHQKRKSLRLIISLVSVFVICWAPYNCFQLTNSLHRLEVVTGGCKFGHVVDIGTLITESLGLSHCALNPLLYGFVGVKFRKEMGSMCKGLLGQRGLLGMKEWRERTRRRTTGSFSSAESENTSFSVMV; this is encoded by the exons ATGAGTGTGCTTTCTGAAGGCTTCAGGTGCTCTGCTGCCTCCTTATTTGCTACAAATATGATCGTGCCAACCACAGAAGTCGCGTCAACCATAGACTCAACCACAGATTACTGG TATGGGGATGAGTATGACGGTTTCACCTGGTCCCCAAACGCGAGCAGGACCCATGCAGCCCCATGCTTACAGGAGGACATCTACAGTTTTGCACAGAGGTACTCCCCTGTTGTATACAGCCTGGTGTTCCTCCTGGCTCTAGTGGGCAACGTGCTGGTTCTGTGTGTGATCCGACGCTACCGAAACTCTCAGAGCGGAGGAGCCTGCGCCTTCTCTCTGACGGACACCTTCCTCCTTCACCTGGCCATTTCTGACCTCCTGCTGGCCTTCACCCTGCCCCTGTTTGCAGTGCAGTGGGCTCACCAGTGGGTGTTCGGCGTGGCTGTTTGCAAGATCTCCGGCGCCCTCTTTTCCCTGAACCGCTACAGCGGCATCCTCTTCCTGGCCTGCATCAGCTTTGACCGTTACCTGGCCATTGTTCACGCTGTCAGCTCTGGCTGGAAGCGCAACACCTGCCATGCCCAGATTGCGTGCGCCCTCATCTGGGTGGTCTGCCTGGGCCTGAGTGGAGTTGACATGACTTTCAAACAGGTAGTGGAGATGAACACTGGGGGCCATCAGAAGACGCTCCTGTGCCAGGTGTGGTTCACTGATAACTCCATCCAGTGGCAGGTAGGGCTGCAGATGGTCAGTGTGGTTTTTGGTTTCGGGCTCCCCCTGCTGATCATGCTCTACTGCTACATCCGCATCTTCAAGGCTCTCTGCAACGCCACTCGCCACCAAAAGCGCAAGTCTCTCCGCCTCATCATCTCCttagtgtctgtgtttgtcatCTGCTGGGCACCGTACAACTGCTTCCAGCTGACAAACAGTCTGCACAGGCTGGAAGTGGTGACTGGAGGCTGCAAGTTTGGCCACGTGGTGGACATTGGGACCCTGATCACGGAAAGCTTGGGGCTGTCGCACTGCGCCCTGAACCCTCTGCTGTACGGCTTTGTGGGGGTGAAGTTCAGGAAGGAGATGGGCAGTATGTGTAAGGGGCtgctgggacagagaggcttgCTGGGAATGAAGGAATGGAGGGAGAGGACGCGCAGGAGAACCACGGGATCTTTCAGCTCTGCAGAAAGCGAAAACACGTCCTTCTCTGTCATGGTATGA
- the tlr21 gene encoding toll-like receptor 21 — translation MASLTYQLLLVTVVLGVVQLISGYSFRNCIEDPYSTGQSFKCIRRKEKNMDAIINDLPSSAINLTISFSPLWHIPNKSFVNLSSLQDLRIDQNHLRRIDQFAFQTLTRLQSLNMSVNNISELNPSVFEDLHNLTFLSLKNNTLSKLPEGIFSTLLNLDTLIMSQNFLTNFSGIAESVSNLTNLRILDLCFNKLTSLTHNVSLPKSLTTLYLGRNKLLTLGCKPSFLGFIKLLDLSYNPMLSSMAFQGVDLRHINYLRLRSTGVKVVEFLNISNIKANHVDFSGMGLKDDNLTMLCRLLKRKVKWIPKLRLGSNGIKNLTSSTLFDCPNITGDLDLSHNNLKSTNCLNFLDRQTLIKSFNAEHNHLTFLQSCKTQNMTYLTNLNELSYRYNRILSVSSYAFYHTRNIKTLKLNINTIAFLEREAFNGLERLETLRLDNNLLTDLFSYTFEDNFNLQILNLRNNRISVIFNGTFLSLRNLTTLDLGGNKITHFQPSGLDGLKSLSKFYLDGNNLKQIDTSLYRVFQDTLTVLDLQSNQIHFLHEEISSPFMNLSKLKDLKLDSQRPHGLTVLPRTFLRGLHSLESLYLTNNNIFYLAPDAFDDLTSLKFLTLDNCCVGVTQLQPGIFKNLKKLTRLIVENMGIQNFSKEVFGDLTQLRTLQLNRNVMQSIMVDALESLPKLHYLDIRNTPLSCTCKNNLLQNWTVHNPQVQVVYLYNLPCPHNAKHNFYNFDTKVCYIDLGEYLFFSTAVVIFLFTVTPLLYVKLYWKMKYSYYVFRSWFGEQWRRLREKEENCKYDAFISYNSSDEQWVMDQLMPNLEGNGSSFKLCLHHRDFEVGRFIVDNIVSAVYSSRKTICVVSRNFLRSEWCSLEIQLASYRLFDEHRDVLLLVFLEPISDRHMSSYHRMRKIMLKKTYLQWPGPDCTNPNQAQELFWNQLRRAMRSGSRIETEENYSQGREEEDTETHISDENCYLLP, via the coding sequence ATGGCAAGTCTAACTTATCAGTTGTTGTTGGTTACAGTTGTTCTTGGTGTGGTTCAACTCATCAGTGGTTACAGCTTCAGAAACTGCATTGAAGACCCATACTCAACTGGACAAAGTTTCAAATGCATCCGTCGAAAGGAGAAGAACATGGATGCTATTATAAATGACCTGCCATCATCTGCCATCAATCTCACCATCTCCTTTAGTCCTCTGTGGCACATTCCCAACAAGAGCTTTGTTAATTTATCAAGCCTTCAAGACCTCAGAATAGATCAGAATCACTTGAGGAGAATCGATCAATTTGCTTTCCAAACCTTGACTCGACTCCAGTCTCTAAATATGTCCGTCAACAACATATCAGAGCTCAACCCTTCTGTGTTTGAAGACCTGCACAACCTCACCTTTCTCTCGCtgaaaaacaatacattaaGTAAGCTTCCAGAGGGCATTTTCTCCACTCTTCTCAATCTGGACACTTTAATCATGAGTCAAAACTTTCTGACAAACTTTTCAGGGATTGCTGAGTCTGTGTCAAATCTAACAAATCTGAGAATACTAGATCTTTGCTTTAACAAGTtgacctctctcacacacaatgTGTCACTACCCAAATCCCTCACTACATTATATTTAGGTAGAAATAAACTGCTTACATTAGGATGTAAGCCTTCGTTCCTCGGGTTCATCAAACTGCTAGATTTGTCATACAATCCTATGCTCTCTTCGATGGCTTTTCAAGGAGTGGATTTGAGGCACATAAACTATCTGCGTTTGCGTTCAACAGGTGTCAAGGTAGTGGAGTTTTTAAACATCAGCAACATCAAAGCAAATCACGTAGATTTCTCTGGCATGGGTCTAAAAGATGACAACCTGACCATGCTATGCAGATTGTTAAAGCGAAAGGTGAAATGGATTCCAAAATTACGCCTGGGTAGTAATGGGATCAAGAATCTAACAAGCTCCACACTGTTCGATTGTCCTAATATCACAGGGGATTTGGATCTATCCCACAACAACCTGAAAAGCACAAATTGTCTTAACTTTCTTGATAGACAGACGCTAATAAAAAGCTTCAATGCAGAGCATAATCATCTCACCTTCCTCCAATcctgtaaaacacaaaatatgacTTATCTCACAAATCTGAATGAGCTGAGCTATCGTTACAACCGCATCCTCTCAGTCAGCTCTTATGCTTTCTATCATACACGAAATATTAAGACGCTAAAGCTTAACATTAACACGATTGCTTTTCTCGAGCGTGAAGCTTTCAATGGGCTAGAAAGGCTTGAGACACTCCGTTTGGACAACAATCTCTTAACCGATTTGTTCAGTTACACCTTTGAAGATAATTTTAACCTGCAAATCCTAAACCTGCGCAACAATcgtatttctgtcatttttaatgGGACCTTCCTCAGTCTCAGGAATCTTACTACACTGGACCTAGGAGGTAATAAGATCACTCATTTTCAGCCATCTGGCCTTGATGGACTAAAAAGTCTGTCCAAATTCTATCTAGATGGAAACAACCTCAAACAGATTGACACTTCCCTCTATCGTGTATTTCAAGACACACTAACAGTGCTGGATTTACAAAGTAATCAGATTCACTTCCTCCATGAAGAGATCAGTTCACCATTTATGAATCTCAGCAAACTCAAGGATCTGAAACTGGATAGCCAGCGGCCGCATGGCCTCACTGTTTTACCCCGCACTTTTCTCCGTGGCCTCCACTCACTGGAATCTCTGTATCTCACCAACAATAACATATTTTATCTTGCTCCTGATGCCTTTGATGATCTGACAAGCTTAAAGTTCCTCACATTGGATAACTGCTGTGTTGGGGTGACACAACTACAACCAGGAAtctttaaaaatctaaaaaaattgACTAGATTGATTGTAGAAAATATGGGCATTCAGAACTTCTCAAAGGAGGTTTTTGGGGATCTTACACAGTTACGCACACTGCAGCTCAACCGAAATGTGATGCAGAGTATTATGGTTGATGCACTTGAAAGCTTACCTAAACTCCACTACCTTGACATACGTAACACTCCTTTAAGCTGCACCTGCAAGAACAACTTGCTGCAAAACTGGACGGTCCATAACCCACAAGTCCAAGTTGTCTATCTCTACAATCTGCCGTGCCCACACAATGCAAAACACAACTTCTACAACTTTGACACCAAAGTTTGTTACATAGATCTAGGAGAGTACCTATTCTTTAGCACAGCAGTTGTGATCTTTCTGTTCACAGTGACTCCTTTACTTTATGTTAAACTCTACTGGAAAATGAAGTACAGCTACTATGTGTTCCGTTCCTGGTTTGGCGAGCAGTGGCGCAGACtcagagaaaaggaggaaaatTGTAAATATGATGCATTTATTTCCTATAATTCCTCCGATGAACAATGGGTCATGGATCAGTTAATGCCCAACCTGGAGGGAAATGGATCCTCTTTTAAACTTTGTCTACATCACAGGGACTTTGAGGTGGGGCGCTTTATTGTGGACAATATCGTCTCTGCTGTATATAGCAGCCGTAAAACTATTTGTGTGGTGAGCAGGAATTTCCTAAGAAGCGAGTGGTGTTCTCTGGAAATCCAACTAGCCAGCTACCGACTCTTCGATGAGCACCGGGACGTTCTCCTGCTCGTGTTTCTGGAGCCAATCTCTGACAGGCACATGTCATCCTATCACCGCATGAGGAAAATCATGTTGAAAAAGACTTATCTGCAGTGGCCTGGCCCAGACTGCACTAACCCAAACCAGGCCCAAGAGCTTTTCTGGAATCAGCTACGTAGGGCAATGAGAAGCGGGAGCAGAATCGAGACGGAAGAAAATTACAGTCAAGGTCGTGAAGAAGAAGATACTGAGACTCACATATCAGATGAAAACTGTTACTTGCTACCTTGA